The following are from one region of the Rosistilla carotiformis genome:
- a CDS encoding non-ribosomal peptide synthetase has product MISIDPLVDKLVADLRQRGVKLWNDGGLLRFSASKSALSPALMLQMRKHKAAILELLQQESPDDDDDQQTGPVSLGQESLWLLHKQFPDSPAYNTAATLRFVAPVEVAALRAAFQKLIARHEPLRTTFAAAPGHDVHAVVHSSATLDFQQADVADEAALHQRVRSEYLQPFRLDQSPLMRVRLFTRSANDQILLIVVHHIVFDAFSLWVMQDELKQLYASEVAGTDCLLPALPAQYSDFVRWQREFPETAAGNKQWDYWKQQLAGDPVPAELLWDRPRPRRSAARGATLHFPIDNQLAAGLRQLGRENNATPLAVGLAVFQTLMYRLTHIEDAVVGMTTAGRSTREYANAIGYFVNTLPIRGRIQGKLKFADVLTSAMQTTVEARQAQDFPFALLVQRLRPVRDLSAPPLCRVVFGLQKPMAGDDVASLLAGSNQSVEWGDTRVACYPMDQQEGQFDLVLELYQTPDGYTGVLKYDLNLMHTASAKRFADQFAHLLGQVVDDPHRDVDDYSIVPDAERAQLRQWAIAPQINDPQHLRFDRWFESQAAASPETSAAALGEHQLSYAELDALTNRVGRLLQQHGASIGSHVIVACGRTIEAPVLMLACFKIGAAYVPMSPTTPEVRACQMVSDCNPALVIAVPSLAHSLAQELPQQRVLDAATLLNLAADLDDARIGAAFGDETTAYVICTSGSTGTPKGIAVSHAALCRHTASMREVFGTTAADRMYQFSDLTFDPSIEQMVVPWSVGGAVVFRDDNLPSVEEFWQTMLDQKITIANLPPKYFEECSRAIPFGDAWPRSLRLMIVGGDVFPRDVASDWIDRGVRLLNAYGPTETVITATTCDVTADWARLRLPIGKPKPGSTAFVLDRRHRQMPIGVAGELYLGGPMLADGYVNLPEETAQRFIQVEVDGVVQRMYRSGDLTRWNSEGQLEFLGRIDRQVKIRGFRIELGDIEAALALHPSVSAGIVKAFEDAGDTYLAAFLTTEPSDDVSVESIVSHLKGRLPIYMVPQRVVILDQLPLLASGKVDSNQLHADPPSTAVLHRAYVAPQTQVQQILAEVWASVLNLERVGIDDDFYDLGGGSLQALRIVSELSAQDLVSQSDDDGLPLSPQMLFQYTTISELSPHLRLAST; this is encoded by the coding sequence ATGATTTCGATCGATCCCCTTGTCGACAAGTTGGTCGCTGACCTGCGACAGCGTGGTGTGAAGCTGTGGAACGACGGAGGCTTGCTTCGCTTCAGCGCTTCCAAAAGTGCGCTCTCGCCAGCGTTGATGCTGCAGATGCGTAAGCACAAAGCTGCAATCCTGGAACTGCTGCAGCAAGAATCACCGGACGATGACGACGACCAGCAGACCGGTCCCGTTTCCTTGGGACAGGAATCGTTATGGCTTTTGCATAAGCAATTCCCCGACAGTCCCGCCTATAACACGGCAGCCACGCTGCGATTTGTAGCTCCCGTGGAGGTCGCCGCGCTGCGCGCCGCGTTTCAAAAACTGATCGCCCGGCACGAACCGCTGCGAACCACCTTTGCAGCCGCCCCAGGGCACGACGTTCACGCCGTCGTGCATTCGAGTGCGACGCTTGATTTCCAGCAGGCCGACGTCGCCGACGAAGCGGCACTACATCAACGTGTGCGATCCGAATATTTGCAGCCGTTCCGCCTCGATCAAAGTCCGCTGATGCGAGTCCGGTTGTTCACCCGATCGGCCAACGACCAGATCCTATTGATCGTCGTCCACCATATCGTTTTTGATGCCTTTTCATTGTGGGTGATGCAAGATGAACTGAAGCAGTTGTATGCCAGTGAAGTTGCCGGCACGGATTGTTTATTGCCCGCGCTGCCGGCCCAATACAGCGACTTTGTCCGCTGGCAACGCGAGTTTCCTGAGACCGCCGCGGGGAACAAACAATGGGATTACTGGAAACAGCAATTGGCAGGCGATCCGGTTCCCGCCGAACTGTTATGGGACCGACCACGCCCACGCCGCAGTGCCGCCCGGGGCGCAACATTGCATTTCCCAATCGACAATCAATTGGCCGCTGGCCTGCGACAATTGGGGCGAGAGAACAACGCGACGCCTCTGGCCGTAGGGTTGGCGGTTTTTCAAACGCTCATGTATCGGCTCACCCATATCGAAGACGCGGTGGTGGGAATGACGACCGCGGGGCGTTCGACACGCGAATACGCCAACGCGATCGGCTATTTTGTCAACACGTTGCCGATCCGTGGTCGAATTCAGGGAAAGCTGAAATTCGCAGACGTATTGACGTCGGCGATGCAAACGACCGTCGAAGCGCGGCAAGCGCAAGACTTTCCGTTTGCGTTGCTGGTTCAACGTCTTCGCCCCGTCCGTGATTTGTCGGCACCGCCATTGTGCCGCGTTGTGTTTGGGCTACAGAAGCCGATGGCCGGCGATGACGTGGCGAGCTTGCTGGCTGGCAGCAACCAGTCCGTCGAATGGGGCGACACGCGTGTCGCCTGCTATCCGATGGATCAACAGGAAGGTCAGTTCGATCTCGTGCTGGAACTTTACCAGACACCCGACGGCTATACCGGCGTGTTGAAGTACGATCTGAATCTGATGCATACCGCATCGGCAAAACGGTTTGCCGACCAGTTTGCGCACCTTTTGGGACAGGTTGTCGACGATCCCCATCGCGACGTCGATGACTATTCGATCGTTCCCGACGCGGAGCGGGCTCAGTTGCGGCAGTGGGCGATCGCTCCGCAGATCAACGATCCACAACACCTACGTTTCGACCGGTGGTTTGAATCGCAAGCCGCCGCGTCCCCCGAGACATCGGCCGCCGCGCTGGGAGAGCACCAGCTTTCCTATGCTGAACTGGACGCGCTGACCAATCGAGTTGGCCGCCTGCTGCAACAACACGGCGCGTCGATCGGCAGCCATGTGATTGTCGCGTGTGGACGAACGATCGAAGCTCCCGTCTTGATGTTGGCCTGCTTCAAAATCGGAGCCGCCTATGTGCCGATGTCGCCAACGACTCCCGAGGTCCGCGCGTGCCAAATGGTTTCGGATTGCAATCCGGCGTTGGTGATTGCCGTCCCCTCGCTTGCCCATTCGCTCGCTCAAGAATTGCCGCAGCAGCGTGTGCTCGACGCCGCCACGCTGTTGAATTTGGCAGCCGACCTAGACGACGCGCGGATTGGAGCGGCTTTTGGCGACGAAACGACAGCGTATGTGATTTGCACTTCGGGCTCGACCGGCACGCCCAAAGGGATTGCCGTGTCACATGCCGCGCTTTGCCGGCATACCGCCAGCATGCGTGAGGTCTTCGGCACGACGGCCGCCGATCGGATGTATCAGTTCAGCGACCTGACCTTCGACCCATCGATCGAACAAATGGTCGTACCGTGGTCGGTTGGCGGAGCCGTTGTTTTTCGCGATGACAACTTGCCATCGGTCGAAGAGTTTTGGCAGACGATGTTGGATCAAAAGATCACCATCGCCAACCTGCCCCCCAAATATTTCGAAGAGTGCAGTCGTGCGATCCCGTTTGGCGATGCCTGGCCCCGCAGCCTACGTCTGATGATCGTTGGGGGAGACGTCTTCCCACGCGATGTTGCCAGCGACTGGATCGATCGCGGCGTTCGGTTGCTCAACGCGTATGGTCCCACCGAGACCGTGATCACCGCGACCACCTGCGACGTGACTGCCGACTGGGCCCGTCTGCGGTTGCCGATCGGTAAACCCAAGCCCGGCTCAACCGCTTTCGTCCTGGACCGCCGGCACCGGCAGATGCCCATCGGCGTGGCGGGCGAACTGTATCTGGGCGGGCCGATGCTGGCCGACGGTTATGTCAACCTGCCCGAAGAGACGGCGCAGCGATTCATCCAAGTCGAAGTCGATGGCGTCGTCCAACGCATGTATCGGTCGGGCGATCTGACGCGTTGGAACTCCGAAGGGCAGCTGGAATTTTTGGGCCGGATCGATCGCCAGGTGAAGATTCGAGGTTTCCGGATCGAGCTGGGGGATATCGAAGCGGCGTTGGCGTTGCATCCAAGCGTCAGCGCAGGAATCGTCAAAGCGTTTGAAGATGCTGGCGACACCTACCTGGCGGCGTTCCTGACAACCGAGCCTTCCGACGATGTGAGTGTCGAATCGATCGTTTCGCATCTCAAGGGGCGACTGCCGATTTACATGGTTCCCCAACGCGTGGTGATTCTGGATCAATTGCCCCTGTTGGCCAGCGGCAAGGTCGATTCGAATCAGCTGCATGCCGATCCCCCATCGACCGCCGTATTGCATCGGGCCTATGTCGCGCCACAGACCCAGGTCCAGCAGATCCTCGCGGAGGTTTGGGCCAGTGTGCTGAATTTGGAACGGGTCGGAATCGACGACGACTTCTACGACCTCGGCGGCGGATCGCTGCAAGCGCTCCGTATCGTTTCGGAATTATCAGCCCAAGACCTTGTTTCACAAAGCGACGACGACGGCCTTCCCCTGAGCCCTCAGATGCTTTTCCAATACACCACGATTTCTGAACTTTCGCCTCACCTGAGGCTTGCGAGTACATAA
- a CDS encoding 3-oxoacyl-[acyl-carrier-protein] synthase III C-terminal domain-containing protein, giving the protein MLMKTNDTMLRTVIESIGAYLPSHEVTTDEIVQGCERKVRVPLAKLTGIRSRRRAGVDEFSIDLAEKAVSDCLNHSALAADQIEAIVCTNISRWDSKNSVTFEPATSVRLKSLLGLDNAIAIDISNACAGMWTGVYMIDALIRSGAIRSGMVVSGEYITHLIDTAQKEIVDFMDPQLASLTLGDAGVALTLTAAGSTGSGFHDLDMYTLSKYSQFCVAKPTDKPHGGAAMYTDAIKVTESVVPHAARHAKDVLDRNEWGFDAIGHVIPHQTSKLTMQEGMREIKRLFDYDLSQRLINNLEQRGNTSSNAHFLALHDAMRRREVKGGDSIVFCISGSGQTTGTALYVCDDLPERINAEDAQNGKPRREIASTESALMPIQLQVESLGIAYPPTRETADTLTMLQQAGEQCLKQSSCEKQDIDILIAACTYRTEFIMEPAIAALLAGRMEINFDREPEAEDKTFAFDVINGEIGMMKSLFLASEFIRAGRGKKVMVVGSEVDNNAADRPDQSIDVSPMASALIVQESVDATCGFLSFHFQDFTQFKDLRKSEGYWNQQGQACMNCTDQPEALHAAYLDCIETTVANFLQTNELTREDIARIVPSPISSAFVADVATRLQFPAEKVLDISDANGSLMSSAIPVGLKNLEVASGEMVLFISVSPGIQIGCALYMA; this is encoded by the coding sequence ATGTTGATGAAGACTAACGATACCATGCTGCGTACCGTGATCGAGAGCATTGGTGCTTACCTGCCTTCGCACGAGGTGACGACCGACGAGATCGTACAGGGGTGCGAACGGAAAGTCCGCGTGCCGCTGGCGAAGCTGACAGGCATTCGTTCGCGTCGCCGCGCGGGGGTCGATGAGTTTTCGATCGATCTGGCAGAGAAAGCGGTCAGCGACTGCTTGAACCATTCGGCGTTGGCCGCCGACCAAATCGAGGCGATCGTCTGCACCAACATCTCGCGTTGGGACAGCAAGAATTCGGTCACATTTGAACCGGCGACCAGCGTCCGGCTGAAATCGCTGCTCGGACTGGACAACGCCATCGCGATCGACATCTCCAATGCGTGTGCTGGAATGTGGACCGGCGTCTACATGATCGATGCTTTGATTCGCAGCGGTGCGATCCGCAGTGGAATGGTCGTCAGCGGGGAATACATCACCCACCTGATCGATACCGCGCAGAAGGAAATCGTCGACTTCATGGATCCGCAATTGGCTTCGCTGACGCTGGGGGACGCCGGCGTCGCGCTGACGCTGACAGCCGCGGGATCGACCGGCAGCGGATTTCACGATCTCGATATGTACACGCTCAGCAAATACAGCCAGTTTTGTGTTGCCAAGCCGACCGACAAGCCTCACGGCGGCGCGGCGATGTACACCGATGCGATCAAGGTCACCGAGTCGGTAGTCCCTCATGCGGCGCGGCACGCCAAAGATGTTCTCGATCGAAACGAATGGGGCTTCGATGCGATTGGACATGTGATCCCGCATCAAACCAGTAAGCTGACGATGCAAGAAGGGATGCGTGAGATCAAGCGGCTGTTCGATTACGACCTGTCGCAACGCCTGATTAACAACTTAGAACAAAGGGGCAACACATCCAGCAACGCCCACTTCTTGGCATTGCACGACGCGATGCGACGGCGCGAAGTCAAAGGAGGCGATTCGATCGTCTTTTGCATCTCCGGATCGGGTCAAACGACGGGGACCGCCCTTTATGTGTGCGATGATTTGCCCGAACGGATCAATGCGGAAGACGCTCAAAACGGCAAACCGCGGCGCGAGATCGCGTCGACCGAATCGGCGCTGATGCCGATCCAATTGCAAGTCGAATCGCTAGGCATCGCGTATCCGCCGACTCGCGAAACCGCCGACACGCTGACCATGCTGCAGCAGGCCGGAGAGCAATGCTTGAAGCAATCCAGCTGCGAAAAACAGGACATCGATATCCTGATCGCCGCCTGCACCTACCGCACTGAATTTATCATGGAACCGGCGATCGCAGCCTTGCTGGCCGGCCGGATGGAGATCAACTTCGATCGCGAACCCGAAGCCGAAGACAAGACGTTTGCCTTCGATGTGATCAACGGCGAAATTGGGATGATGAAGTCGTTGTTCTTGGCTTCGGAATTCATTCGCGCCGGTCGCGGCAAGAAGGTGATGGTCGTCGGATCGGAAGTCGACAACAACGCAGCCGATCGCCCCGATCAATCGATCGACGTCTCGCCGATGGCGTCGGCGTTGATCGTCCAGGAATCGGTCGATGCGACCTGCGGATTTCTGTCCTTCCATTTCCAAGACTTCACGCAGTTCAAAGACCTCCGGAAATCCGAAGGCTACTGGAACCAGCAGGGGCAAGCCTGCATGAATTGCACCGATCAACCCGAAGCGTTGCACGCGGCCTATCTCGATTGTATCGAAACGACGGTCGCCAATTTCCTGCAAACCAATGAGCTTACGCGAGAAGACATCGCCCGCATTGTCCCCTCTCCGATCTCCAGCGCGTTTGTCGCCGATGTCGCAACGCGGTTGCAATTCCCTGCCGAAAAGGTGCTCGACATCTCCGACGCCAACGGTTCGCTGATGTCTTCGGCGATCCCCGTTGGCCTGAAAAACCTTGAAGTCGCCTCGGGTGAGATGGTGCTGTTCATAAGCGTCAGCCCCGGTATCCAGATCGGATGTGCCCTCTACATGGCGTAG
- a CDS encoding GHMP family kinase ATP-binding protein: MSAHDPSSEATCASHLPTHPVACQRVDVVTGSRLHFGLLSTQPVDRVCYGGCGLMIRRPSVHVRAVRSDRFRFEGEFETRCREVAQRFVDYFGLPTLPSCDLQLLQSSDAHAGLGSGTQINLAIATALTTLLQMPISLKQLAAEIAARGRRSAIGVHGFAHGGLVVESGIPEGQMLGRLTATQPFPSHWRILLVRPRQFKAHVHGGVEQAHFAQLASAAPAERDALLAIMNDEILPASIAHDFEAFCNSVSRYNHASGMLFAPVQGGAYNGPQLEALVAWLRDAGCQGIGQSSWGPTIFAFCPDQESAEAMRQRLLSADDGDRLTIEITQARNKPASVCAKRESSGCEIE, from the coding sequence ATGTCCGCTCATGATCCCAGCTCCGAAGCGACCTGCGCGTCGCACCTGCCCACGCATCCTGTCGCTTGCCAGCGGGTGGATGTTGTCACGGGCAGCCGGTTGCATTTTGGGCTGTTGTCGACCCAGCCTGTCGATCGCGTCTGCTACGGCGGTTGCGGGCTGATGATTCGCCGACCGAGCGTTCATGTCCGCGCTGTCCGGTCGGATCGGTTTCGATTCGAAGGTGAATTCGAAACGCGGTGCCGAGAAGTTGCCCAGCGGTTTGTCGATTACTTTGGACTGCCCACGCTGCCCTCCTGCGATCTGCAACTGCTGCAGTCATCCGACGCGCACGCCGGTTTGGGATCGGGAACTCAGATCAACCTCGCGATTGCCACCGCCTTGACGACGTTGTTGCAGATGCCGATCTCCTTGAAGCAATTGGCGGCGGAGATCGCGGCGCGTGGGCGACGTTCGGCGATCGGAGTGCATGGGTTTGCGCACGGCGGGTTAGTCGTCGAATCGGGAATCCCCGAGGGGCAGATGTTGGGAAGGCTCACCGCGACGCAGCCGTTTCCTAGCCACTGGCGGATCTTGTTGGTGCGGCCTCGCCAGTTCAAAGCGCACGTTCATGGTGGCGTGGAACAGGCGCACTTCGCTCAATTGGCATCCGCCGCTCCCGCCGAACGCGATGCGCTATTGGCGATCATGAACGACGAGATCTTGCCGGCGAGCATTGCTCACGATTTTGAAGCTTTTTGCAATTCGGTCTCGCGCTACAACCATGCGTCGGGAATGTTGTTTGCCCCGGTGCAAGGCGGCGCCTACAACGGTCCGCAACTGGAGGCACTGGTCGCGTGGCTTCGCGATGCCGGTTGCCAAGGGATCGGCCAGAGTTCGTGGGGACCGACCATTTTTGCGTTTTGCCCCGATCAGGAATCGGCTGAAGCGATGCGACAGCGTCTGTTGTCGGCCGACGACGGGGATCGCTTAACGATCGAAATCACGCAGGCAAGAAACAAGCCGGCATCGGTCTGCGCGAAACGCGAATCGAGCGGTTGCGAAATCGAATAG
- a CDS encoding DUF952 domain-containing protein: protein MMNDPHPLIYKILTPAQWQAFRNEGQFLGAPIDLADGFIHFSAEHQLEETVAKHFAGLGDLILAEVATDSLGEALRWEVSRGGDLFPHLYAPLPLKAVARHTLLPQLESGSHRFPVQW from the coding sequence ATGATGAACGATCCCCATCCATTGATCTACAAAATTCTGACGCCGGCGCAGTGGCAAGCCTTCCGAAACGAGGGCCAGTTTCTTGGAGCTCCAATCGATCTTGCCGATGGATTTATCCATTTTTCCGCCGAGCATCAGCTGGAAGAGACGGTGGCGAAGCATTTTGCGGGACTGGGAGACTTGATCCTGGCCGAGGTCGCTACCGATTCGCTGGGCGAAGCACTGAGGTGGGAGGTCTCGCGCGGCGGCGACCTCTTCCCGCATCTGTACGCCCCGCTGCCGTTGAAGGCTGTCGCCCGGCACACGTTGCTGCCACAGCTGGAATCGGGATCGCATCGGTTTCCTGTGCAGTGGTGA
- a CDS encoding amidohydrolase family protein yields MSLSEVAPINYRARWIVPVAAPVVHDGVISIASGRIVSVESYRGQSYLSDLGDVAILPGLVNAHTHLEFSDLATPIGTAGMSIADWLPEVVCARRQQQLTQDQRTAAILKGIDEVVRTGTALLGEIATKPWPYEAVVAQQSLASDRELRIVAFCEVLGLSPGRQQELLDWAETQIAGGGNDRIAFGISPHAPYSVPPALLESCIDRARSRSIPLAIHLAESLEERRFIESGDGPLRETFESLGLPGLEQYPLAITIDQMIQRVATAPRGLLVHGNYLSADEIQTIASHHQRLSVVYCPRTHAFFDHAPHPVADLMAAGVRVALGTDSRASNPDLDLWNEVRHLLRHRQDLDPRDVVAMATRHGADALGQPTYGRLQPGSDGHLFVLKTAAATEASLWETLLDAQPIQLLGER; encoded by the coding sequence ATGTCTTTAAGCGAAGTCGCTCCAATAAACTATCGCGCTCGCTGGATCGTACCGGTCGCCGCTCCCGTCGTCCACGATGGCGTGATCTCAATCGCCTCAGGACGGATCGTCTCTGTCGAATCCTACCGCGGCCAATCCTATCTAAGCGATCTGGGGGACGTGGCGATCCTACCGGGGCTCGTCAACGCGCACACGCACCTTGAGTTCTCCGACCTAGCGACTCCGATCGGTACCGCGGGGATGTCGATCGCCGATTGGTTGCCCGAAGTCGTCTGCGCACGTCGGCAACAGCAATTGACTCAGGACCAACGGACGGCAGCGATCCTGAAGGGGATCGACGAAGTCGTCCGCACCGGCACGGCGCTATTGGGAGAGATCGCAACGAAACCGTGGCCCTACGAAGCGGTCGTTGCGCAGCAGAGCCTCGCAAGCGACAGAGAGCTGCGGATCGTTGCCTTTTGCGAAGTCTTAGGCTTATCGCCCGGGCGGCAGCAGGAATTGCTCGACTGGGCCGAAACGCAAATCGCTGGCGGTGGAAACGATCGGATCGCATTTGGCATCAGCCCGCACGCACCGTATTCCGTCCCGCCAGCGCTACTCGAATCGTGTATCGATAGGGCGCGAAGCCGTTCAATTCCGTTAGCGATTCATTTGGCCGAATCGCTCGAAGAGCGAAGGTTTATCGAAAGTGGAGACGGTCCGTTGCGGGAGACCTTCGAATCGCTGGGCCTGCCGGGATTGGAACAGTATCCGCTGGCGATCACGATCGATCAGATGATCCAACGCGTCGCCACCGCTCCCCGAGGACTGTTGGTCCACGGGAACTACCTTTCGGCTGACGAGATTCAAACGATCGCCAGTCATCACCAGCGGTTGTCGGTTGTTTATTGCCCACGCACGCACGCCTTCTTCGATCATGCACCACATCCCGTCGCCGACTTGATGGCCGCCGGGGTGCGGGTTGCTTTGGGAACCGATTCGCGCGCGTCGAATCCCGATCTCGATCTGTGGAACGAGGTTCGGCATCTCCTGCGGCATCGGCAGGATCTTGATCCACGTGATGTCGTCGCGATGGCGACGCGGCACGGAGCCGACGCTTTGGGACAGCCGACCTATGGGCGTCTGCAGCCTGGATCGGATGGCCACCTATTCGTATTGAAGACCGCTGCAGCGACGGAGGCTTCGCTGTGGGAGACGCTGCTGGATGCACAGCCTATTCAACTTCTCGGAGAACGATAA
- a CDS encoding DNA-3-methyladenine glycosylase, which yields MDTEKQTTTWPKPLAPSFYRRPPEIVARALIGKTLLHRRDDQVVGGVIVETEAYLAQSDPACHAARGMTPRNRTMFGPEGRLYVYTIHAKYCLNAVTQRAGVGSAVLIRAIEPRWGIEVMQQRRGQHASDRLCRGPAMLCQAMGIDLQHDGVCLTETTTVWIGRSVQRIIASQIVTAPRIGISQAKEIPLRYFVRNSPFVSGPKYWHKTAP from the coding sequence GTGGATACTGAAAAACAAACGACGACCTGGCCCAAACCACTGGCCCCATCCTTCTACCGCCGCCCCCCCGAGATCGTTGCGAGGGCATTGATTGGCAAGACGTTGCTGCACCGTCGCGATGACCAGGTCGTGGGTGGAGTGATCGTGGAGACGGAAGCTTATCTTGCCCAATCGGATCCCGCCTGTCATGCGGCCCGCGGGATGACACCGCGCAACCGCACGATGTTTGGCCCCGAAGGGCGATTGTACGTCTACACGATCCACGCCAAGTATTGCCTGAACGCGGTCACGCAGCGAGCGGGCGTTGGTAGCGCGGTATTGATCCGAGCGATCGAACCGCGATGGGGAATCGAAGTGATGCAGCAGCGGCGTGGCCAGCATGCGAGCGACCGGCTGTGTCGTGGCCCTGCGATGTTGTGCCAGGCGATGGGCATCGATTTACAACACGATGGCGTTTGCTTGACCGAAACGACTACGGTTTGGATCGGTCGGTCGGTTCAACGCATCATCGCCTCGCAAATCGTGACCGCGCCCCGGATTGGAATTTCACAAGCCAAGGAAATACCGCTTCGCTATTTTGTACGGAACAGCCCGTTTGTCAGTGGCCCCAAATACTGGCACAAGACCGCCCCTTGA
- the rpsM gene encoding 30S ribosomal protein S13, producing the protein MGVDVPNDKQIQYSLTYLYGVGLYTAREACERLQIDPKRKAFELTEEEVSKLAAFLESEYTVEGPLRRQLSSNISRLREVKAYRGIRHRLGLPVRGQRTKTNARTRKGPKKTVAGKKGVKDLR; encoded by the coding sequence TTGGGCGTTGATGTCCCTAACGACAAACAAATTCAATATTCGCTGACATACCTCTACGGCGTTGGTTTATATACCGCACGTGAAGCGTGTGAGCGTTTGCAAATCGATCCAAAGCGCAAAGCGTTCGAGTTGACCGAAGAAGAAGTCAGTAAACTGGCTGCTTTCTTGGAAAGCGAATACACCGTCGAAGGTCCTTTGCGTCGTCAGCTGAGTTCGAACATCAGCCGTCTACGTGAAGTCAAGGCTTACCGCGGCATTCGGCACCGCCTGGGGCTGCCCGTTCGCGGCCAGCGCACCAAGACGAATGCCCGAACACGCAAGGGCCCCAAGAAGACTGTCGCCGGTAAGAAGGGCGTTAAAGACTTGCGGTAA